Part of the uncultured Desulfobacter sp. genome, TGTGCTTGATGGCATCATGGGCGGAGTGGGTATCCCCGATACTGCTGTATGCCAGTGACACCAGCACCCATATGACGCCGGCAGCCAGCAGCACAGGTTTGCTCTTTCTTAAATGGATATTGTTCTCCAGGGGAACCAGTGCATACGCCACGATAAAAAAGATCACCGCAATATATCCGTATGCGGTATTCGTCAGTCCCGCGCCCCCCGCATGGGCCGCCTCAGCCTGGGCAAACCCCAGAACCGGAACCGCCAGAAATCCAATCGTCATAAGTATTAATTTAACAAGATCTTTCATATACGTTACCTCCATTATTTCCTTGGGCGGACCAATGGTCTTCACCCAAAACCATGGACCCTTTTGTCGGCTTCATGATAGGATCTCCACATCGTTAGGAATTTGCAGCAAAGATAAAAGCAAATTATAGAGGGTATATGAATTTCGGTCAAATAGATAATATAGCAACCAATATTCGAAAAAAGTGAACAAGACATGGAATGGCTTAATTACCACCATCTATACTATTTCTGGATAGTTATGAAAGAAGGCAGCATTACCGCCGCCAGCAGCAGACTCAGCCTGGCCCAGTCAACCATCAGTGCCCAGCTGACCAAACTGGAGGAATCCTTCGGAGGAAAACTGTTCAATCGCCAGGGGCGAAAGCTGGAAGCCACGGATCTGGGGCAACTGGTGTTTCGCTATGCCGACAAGATATTTCCCCTGGGGCGGGAACTGATGGATCAGATTCACAGTCGGCCGGTGGTCGGCCCCCTTTCCCTGAACGTGGGGATTGTGGATGTGGTCCCCAAGCTCATGGCCAGAAAGCTCATTGAACCTGCTTTGTGTATGGAAAAAACCGTCCGCCTGGCCTGCCACGAAGGCAAGGAAAAGGATCTGCTGGCAGATCTGGCCCTGCATAATCTTGACCTGGTGATCTCAGACGGCCTGCCCAAACCCGGCCCCAGCGTCAAAACCTACAACCATTTTCTAGGAGAATGCGGCATCACTTTTTTTGCCGAAAAAAAACTGGCAGATAGTTTGCCTGACACATTCCCGGACTGTCTGGATAAGGCGCCCATGGTTATGCCCATGACCATGTCGTGGCTCCGGGGCGCCATCGACCAATGGCTTGACCGTCTCTCCATTCACCCGGTTGTGGTGGCTGAATTTGAGGACAATGCGCTGCTCACGGTTTTCGGTCAGGCCGGAGACGGTGTATTCATGGGTCCCACAATCATTGAATCAGAGGTTCAAGCCCAGCATCAGGTGGAGATCATCGGCCGGTGCAACAACATCAAGGAGCGGTTTTATGCGATCTCCGTTGAACGAATTCTCAAGCATCCGGCGGTTGTGGCCATCACCGACACCGCACGTCATTCCGTATTTTTCAGCAAGTAACATTTACGTCCCGGCATTAGCATTTTGTTAAGTCGAAAATTCTTTACGGAGCGATATGATTATGTGTTAACGATTTTGAAGGTTATTTTGACCTGATTTTTATTTATATCGATACGTTATCGAAGCTAAACTGTTGAAGCTTGATTTGGCCTGAATTAGGTAAATATTAGTTTTAGACCATTCACTACCGTGGTATATAATTTTCAGCACTGAAGCCTTGATTTTATTGAGCAAAAAGATTAGAACAAAACTGGAAATCATCCTTTGCCCTTCGGTCGAGTCGATGGTTGACGGGAAATTCCTTTAGCACCAACAGTCTTGGGCGAACTTGGTCGATTATCAAGATCCATGCTCAACCCACAAAAACGTATGAACGTAAAAATCAATTAAAGCGTTCATACACAAAAAAGAAAAGGAGTGAAGAT contains:
- the nhaR gene encoding transcriptional activator NhaR, translating into MEWLNYHHLYYFWIVMKEGSITAASSRLSLAQSTISAQLTKLEESFGGKLFNRQGRKLEATDLGQLVFRYADKIFPLGRELMDQIHSRPVVGPLSLNVGIVDVVPKLMARKLIEPALCMEKTVRLACHEGKEKDLLADLALHNLDLVISDGLPKPGPSVKTYNHFLGECGITFFAEKKLADSLPDTFPDCLDKAPMVMPMTMSWLRGAIDQWLDRLSIHPVVVAEFEDNALLTVFGQAGDGVFMGPTIIESEVQAQHQVEIIGRCNNIKERFYAISVERILKHPAVVAITDTARHSVFFSK